From the Streptomyces pluripotens genome, one window contains:
- a CDS encoding ISL3 family transposase yields the protein MSEIIYEMRDLLFPQVPGVEVVAVRTAGTTVRVEARCTATGGACPGCDGWSERVHSSYLRFPVDLPVAGRRAEMALRVRRFLCASPACGRRTFVEQIPGLTQRHGRVTERLRQMLGTIGLALAGRAGARLAEQTGIMTSRSTLLRRVMDLPDPAHAEPTAVGVDDFALRRGHVYGTVIIDAETHQVLDLLPERDADTLALWLRTHPEIEVLCRDRAGVYADAATTAAPQALQVADRFHLWQNLTTAVEKTVAAHRSCLHECPQEPEEPEPAWETPASPDTDGPEIDGPETDGPDDTGEAAEAPAGRFAQRAREHHELVHELLGQGMGIRHIARHLGWGRHTVQRYARAARWQDMVKGRKPRRPGKLAPYVSYLEQRWAETEGRVTVLALHREITERGFHGSYSTVRDWTRRNLPQTARPAPAPPLPSVREITGWLVRHPGTLTEEEELLRKSALAHCPELRTAAELTSSFAEMLTTLGGEDLPDWITEAAASKLPGISTFATGLNSDVDAVTAGLTTDWNSGPVEGAVNRIKMIKRQMFGRAGFALLRKRVLLAS from the coding sequence ATGAGCGAGATCATTTACGAGATGCGGGACCTGTTGTTCCCGCAGGTGCCCGGGGTTGAGGTCGTGGCCGTACGTACGGCGGGAACGACGGTGCGGGTGGAGGCCCGCTGCACGGCCACGGGCGGCGCGTGTCCGGGCTGCGATGGATGGTCGGAGCGTGTGCACAGTTCCTACCTGCGGTTTCCCGTCGATCTGCCGGTAGCAGGGCGAAGGGCGGAGATGGCGCTTCGGGTCCGCCGCTTCCTGTGCGCAAGCCCGGCGTGCGGACGGCGGACGTTCGTCGAGCAGATACCGGGCCTGACCCAGCGGCACGGCCGGGTCACCGAGCGGCTGCGGCAGATGCTGGGCACCATCGGTCTGGCCCTCGCCGGCCGGGCCGGTGCCCGGCTCGCCGAGCAGACCGGCATCATGACCAGCCGCAGCACCCTCCTGCGCCGGGTGATGGACCTGCCCGACCCCGCCCACGCCGAGCCCACGGCGGTGGGAGTGGACGACTTCGCCCTACGCCGCGGCCACGTCTATGGCACCGTGATCATCGACGCCGAGACTCACCAGGTCCTAGACCTGCTGCCCGAACGCGACGCGGACACCCTCGCCCTCTGGCTGAGGACGCACCCGGAGATCGAGGTACTGTGCCGCGACCGTGCCGGCGTCTATGCGGACGCCGCCACCACCGCGGCCCCGCAGGCTCTCCAAGTTGCCGACCGCTTTCACCTCTGGCAGAACCTCACCACCGCCGTGGAGAAGACCGTCGCCGCCCACCGCTCCTGCCTGCACGAATGCCCGCAGGAACCGGAAGAGCCCGAACCGGCATGGGAAACTCCCGCCAGCCCCGACACCGACGGCCCGGAGATCGACGGCCCGGAGACCGACGGCCCGGACGACACCGGCGAAGCGGCCGAGGCCCCGGCCGGACGGTTCGCGCAACGCGCCCGCGAACACCACGAACTCGTCCATGAGCTCCTCGGCCAGGGCATGGGCATCCGGCACATCGCCCGGCATCTCGGCTGGGGCCGGCACACCGTTCAGCGATACGCCCGCGCCGCTCGCTGGCAGGACATGGTCAAAGGCCGGAAACCCCGACGCCCCGGCAAACTCGCCCCTTACGTCTCCTACCTGGAACAACGCTGGGCAGAGACCGAGGGCCGCGTCACCGTGCTCGCTCTCCACCGGGAGATCACCGAACGCGGTTTCCACGGTTCGTACTCCACGGTCCGTGACTGGACCCGCCGCAACCTTCCCCAGACCGCGCGGCCCGCCCCCGCTCCGCCGCTGCCGTCCGTACGGGAGATCACCGGATGGCTCGTCCGCCACCCCGGAACACTGACAGAAGAGGAAGAACTGCTCCGCAAGAGCGCCTTGGCACACTGTCCCGAACTCCGCACCGCGGCAGAGCTGACCAGCTCTTTCGCAGAGATGCTCACCACGCTCGGCGGCGAGGACCTGCCCGACTGGATCACCGAGGCCGCCGCCTCGAAGCTGCCCGGCATCAGCACCTTCGCCACCGGCCTGAACAGCGACGTCGACGCCGTGACCGCAGGACTGACCACCGACTGGAACTCCGGCCCGGTCGAAGGCGCCGTCAACAGGATCAAGATGATCAAACGGCAGATGTTCGGCCGGGCCGGATTCGCTCTACTGCGGAAGAGGGTGCTTCTGGCCAGCTGA
- a CDS encoding MBL fold metallo-hydrolase, with product MEIVELLPELHLLRFEVGQAYLWRDADGLTLIDSGVAGVGRAVADAILSVGSKPGDLRRIVLTHFHEDHAGGAAEIAEWGGIEVFAHRLDAGVIRGESPAPSPVFTDAPDWERSLFESKPKLPPAPPVPVDHEVGDQDVLPFGGGARVVAAPGHTPGSTAFYLPAFGVLFLGDAAANVGGKTMVGVFNTDRSRALESLRSLSRLDAEVACFGHGEAIVGSASAALRAAAASSSGR from the coding sequence ATGGAGATCGTTGAGCTGTTGCCGGAACTGCATCTGCTTCGTTTCGAGGTCGGGCAGGCGTATCTGTGGCGTGACGCGGACGGGCTCACGTTGATCGACTCTGGGGTTGCGGGGGTCGGCCGGGCAGTCGCCGATGCCATCCTGAGCGTCGGCTCGAAGCCCGGAGACCTGCGGCGCATCGTGCTCACCCACTTTCATGAGGACCATGCCGGCGGTGCTGCCGAGATCGCCGAGTGGGGTGGGATCGAAGTGTTCGCGCACCGTTTGGACGCCGGGGTGATCCGTGGGGAGTCACCGGCTCCGTCACCGGTCTTCACGGATGCTCCGGACTGGGAACGTTCCTTGTTCGAGAGCAAGCCGAAGCTGCCACCGGCACCGCCGGTGCCGGTCGACCATGAGGTTGGTGATCAAGATGTGCTTCCCTTCGGTGGCGGGGCTCGCGTCGTGGCTGCGCCGGGTCATACTCCGGGCAGCACTGCGTTTTATCTCCCGGCCTTCGGGGTGCTCTTCCTGGGCGACGCTGCAGCGAACGTGGGAGGCAAGACCATGGTCGGCGTGTTCAACACCGACCGCTCTCGTGCACTGGAATCCTTGCGGTCCTTGAGCCGGCTGGATGCGGAGGTGGCGTGCTTCGGCCACGGCGAGGCGATCGTGGGATCGGCTTCGGCAGCTCTGCGTGCTGCGGCAGCTTCCTCGAGCGGCAGGTGA
- a CDS encoding SMI1/KNR4 family protein — MDPRIPRLRRKLAAIPFQPLRSHSFGEEQHKFFSGPKLAEARVAAFEAEHDIVLPHAYRQFLTHIGGSGAAPFYGLMPLERCSLLVMDPPGEQGTPRGFGCVGPEPHERDLFLHIIEMGCTDVCVLGVTGPLTGRVLVGNSDGYWGPNVSSATDFLDWYERWLNHMSAGRDDRALELTSPRLRAHPNRHRMAPKI, encoded by the coding sequence ATGGATCCCCGAATACCCCGCCTGCGTCGCAAGCTGGCGGCGATCCCGTTCCAGCCACTGCGCAGCCACTCCTTCGGGGAAGAACAACACAAGTTCTTCTCCGGCCCGAAGCTGGCGGAAGCACGCGTCGCTGCGTTTGAGGCCGAGCACGACATCGTTCTCCCCCACGCCTATCGGCAGTTCCTCACGCACATCGGCGGCTCAGGCGCGGCACCGTTCTACGGCCTCATGCCACTGGAGCGGTGTTCCCTGCTGGTTATGGATCCGCCCGGAGAGCAAGGGACACCCCGAGGCTTCGGCTGCGTGGGACCCGAGCCACATGAACGCGACCTCTTCCTCCACATCATCGAAATGGGCTGCACCGATGTATGCGTGCTCGGGGTGACCGGTCCACTCACTGGCCGCGTCCTCGTTGGTAACAGCGACGGGTACTGGGGTCCCAACGTCTCTTCCGCCACCGACTTCCTCGACTGGTACGAACGCTGGCTCAACCACATGAGCGCTGGCCGCGACGACCGGGCCCTGGAACTGACCTCGCCTCGGCTTCGTGCCCATCCGAACCGGCATCGCATGGCTCCGAAGATCTGA
- a CDS encoding tautomerase family protein has product MPLIHVQQTPGKTAEQKAELVRELTDAYVKATGSKPESVWVTVQEIATDSWSIAGDTLAARAAKR; this is encoded by the coding sequence ATGCCTCTCATCCACGTGCAGCAGACCCCTGGTAAGACCGCCGAGCAGAAGGCCGAACTGGTCCGTGAGCTGACCGACGCTTACGTCAAGGCCACTGGAAGCAAGCCGGAGAGCGTGTGGGTGACCGTGCAGGAGATCGCCACTGACAGCTGGTCGATCGCCGGCGACACGCTGGCCGCCCGTGCCGCCAAGCGCTGA
- a CDS encoding multidrug effflux MFS transporter — protein sequence MKTASTRTSYALLLAVLCSLNAGGLFASDINLPGVPATARAFDAPVASVQWTFSAFMIGIAVSQAVYGPISDAYGRKRVIVCGLGLFAVASLVCAVAPTIEVFGAGRLLQALGAGSGMVLGRAVISDLYEEQDAARMFATVMPIVGVSPSVAPLAGGYLTTYVSWRAPFVVTALVGLVTLLVMVTSIPESLPSERRSKHLGATLKGYPMLLTRPLFWAYTVNLAVAYGGYFGYLAASPLVFEKMGLATETISYCYITVSVAYVAGNLTSRTLVRKRPINQLLWMGHGFFLAGALMMLGLGLSGVGTPWGLLVLVFMPVMTFGNGFLLPLSMSAGVTTFRSTAGSASGLMGALQLLAASLGIFLSSRLPSGDLFALGWFVVAAAVVGISAFALFLSWAVRQERITEEWIEEIQGDGDRVGDREGVIAE from the coding sequence ATGAAGACCGCATCAACACGGACGTCCTACGCGCTGTTGCTCGCCGTTCTGTGCTCGTTGAACGCCGGGGGCCTGTTCGCCTCCGACATCAATCTGCCGGGTGTGCCGGCCACCGCGCGCGCCTTTGACGCTCCGGTCGCGTCCGTGCAGTGGACGTTCAGCGCGTTCATGATCGGCATCGCGGTCTCACAGGCCGTCTACGGGCCGATCTCGGACGCGTACGGCCGCAAGCGGGTCATCGTCTGCGGGCTCGGTCTGTTCGCCGTGGCCTCCCTGGTGTGTGCGGTGGCGCCCACGATCGAGGTGTTCGGCGCAGGCCGACTTCTCCAGGCGCTGGGTGCCGGTTCGGGCATGGTGCTCGGAAGGGCCGTGATCAGCGACCTGTACGAGGAGCAGGACGCAGCCCGGATGTTCGCCACGGTCATGCCGATCGTCGGTGTCTCCCCGTCCGTCGCCCCGTTGGCCGGTGGCTATCTGACCACCTACGTCTCCTGGCGTGCGCCGTTCGTGGTCACTGCCCTGGTCGGTCTGGTGACGCTGCTCGTGATGGTCACCTCGATTCCCGAGAGCCTGCCGTCGGAACGACGCAGTAAGCATCTGGGCGCCACTCTCAAGGGCTATCCCATGCTGCTGACCCGGCCGCTGTTCTGGGCCTACACCGTCAACCTGGCAGTGGCATACGGAGGTTACTTCGGCTATCTGGCGGCCTCCCCCCTGGTCTTCGAGAAGATGGGTTTGGCCACCGAGACCATCAGCTACTGCTACATCACCGTCTCGGTAGCGTACGTCGCGGGCAACCTCACCTCGCGGACGCTGGTCCGCAAGCGACCCATCAACCAGCTTCTCTGGATGGGCCACGGGTTCTTCCTCGCCGGGGCGCTGATGATGCTGGGTCTGGGGCTGAGTGGCGTCGGCACGCCCTGGGGCCTGCTGGTACTGGTCTTCATGCCGGTGATGACCTTCGGCAACGGCTTCCTGCTGCCGCTGTCGATGAGCGCGGGGGTGACGACCTTCCGGTCGACCGCGGGCTCCGCATCCGGTCTGATGGGCGCGCTCCAACTGCTGGCCGCATCGCTGGGCATCTTCCTTTCCAGCCGGTTGCCCTCGGGCGACCTGTTCGCCCTGGGCTGGTTCGTAGTGGCCGCCGCGGTGGTCGGAATCTCTGCTTTCGCTTTGTTTCTTTCATGGGCAGTCCGGCAGGAGCGCATCACGGAAGAGTGGATCGAAGAAATTCAAGGCGACGGCGACCGGGTCGGCGATAGGGAAGGGGTTATCGCGGAGTAA
- a CDS encoding LysR family transcriptional regulator, with translation MELRQIQYFIAVAEELHFGRAAERLHIGQPAVSQQVRRLERELRTQLFDRSSRAVTLTPAGRALLPEGRELLKALDCFVAKAERLATRNEAAFRVGISSALGQRLDDFLDALPDPGSGTRFEFQTLDAHTRLEEVRAGRLDAAFIRGVENAPGLRFLTLWCDPLVVALPVVHPLAERDRLDLVDLAGLPLRIASRSENPVLFDTVVAACRKAGFEPALGPPFTGLQDTLAEIGAGAAGWTLMYPTAAGMVSSRRIALRPLNGEPITIRMFLALREDAEPGRLELLTATSAKVRRKVAEENRQLD, from the coding sequence GTGGAACTGCGTCAGATCCAGTACTTCATTGCCGTCGCAGAGGAGTTGCATTTCGGTAGGGCGGCGGAGCGGCTGCACATAGGTCAGCCCGCGGTCAGTCAGCAGGTGCGCCGGCTGGAGCGGGAACTGCGCACCCAACTCTTCGACCGTTCCAGTCGTGCCGTCACTCTCACGCCGGCCGGTCGGGCCCTGCTGCCAGAGGGGCGCGAACTACTCAAGGCGCTGGACTGCTTCGTCGCCAAGGCCGAGCGGCTGGCCACACGGAACGAGGCCGCCTTTCGGGTCGGCATCAGCTCCGCCCTGGGGCAGCGGCTGGACGACTTCCTGGACGCGCTGCCCGACCCCGGCTCCGGCACCCGCTTCGAGTTCCAGACCCTCGATGCCCACACCCGCTTGGAGGAGGTGCGCGCGGGGCGGCTGGATGCGGCCTTCATTCGGGGTGTCGAAAACGCTCCTGGCCTGCGCTTCCTCACCCTGTGGTGCGACCCCCTGGTGGTCGCGCTGCCCGTCGTGCACCCGCTTGCCGAGCGTGACCGCCTAGATCTGGTCGATCTTGCCGGGCTGCCGTTGCGCATCGCCTCCCGCAGCGAGAACCCGGTGCTCTTCGACACCGTCGTCGCGGCGTGCCGGAAGGCGGGGTTCGAGCCAGCCCTGGGCCCACCCTTCACCGGACTCCAGGACACCCTCGCCGAGATCGGCGCAGGCGCCGCCGGTTGGACGCTGATGTACCCCACGGCCGCAGGCATGGTTTCCTCCCGTCGGATTGCGCTGCGCCCGCTCAATGGCGAGCCCATCACCATCCGCATGTTTCTCGCACTACGAGAAGACGCCGAGCCCGGGCGCCTGGAATTGCTTACCGCAACAAGTGCGAAAGTGCGCCGAAAAGTTGCGGAGGAGAATCGACAACTCGACTGA
- a CDS encoding sensor histidine kinase has protein sequence MRIGTRLAGVPLHKSLLTRLLAASLLIAVCALSATAWLAVQTTSSVIRKQSGQALTDDVTVYRTLMDYAATHPRWDGVNRTVKELAVRTHRRIALRDLQSPGGRLIADSSPGAAGPNSAEALAVVDPLQTDPALIRDTSADRIYPKALGPFRLPPAERRQLVATAKKGVDCVRDRLQLPVAVTLADVPGGRPRIQISGSGDIQLKASLICQLYRLDAPTPTESAALAHLNQLITGCLQRQGLHTVKLGLDFTPAPPAEDGALGTATQNCIDTSRREQLAPYVAPAARVYVSESSGSAAVSRFDFSAANAARIAGVTALVLVVTTAVTAAVGLRMVRPLRALTDAVRLPGQPYVPLPVAANDEIGRLTTAFNDLSAYRERMEEQRKAMVSDIAHELRTPLTTIRGWLEATQDGMLSAEDEVTASLLEETLLLQHIVDDLQVLAASDAGTLELHLEYVKAGTILEHAATVYGSHGQSAGVALEVCAEGDVWTFADPLRLRQIVGNLISNALRHTPAGGTVSLRSRREGNTVLIEVADTGSGISPDDLPRVFDRFWRAERSRSRQTGGSGLGLAIVRRLVEAHEGEVTVTSIPGTGTTFTLHLPA, from the coding sequence GTGAGGATCGGCACCCGCCTAGCCGGAGTCCCACTGCACAAGAGCCTGCTGACGAGGTTGCTGGCCGCGTCGTTGCTCATCGCCGTGTGCGCCCTGTCGGCCACCGCGTGGCTCGCGGTGCAGACGACCAGCAGTGTGATCCGTAAGCAGAGCGGGCAGGCACTCACCGACGACGTCACCGTGTACCGGACCCTGATGGACTACGCGGCCACCCATCCGCGGTGGGACGGCGTCAACCGGACGGTCAAGGAACTCGCCGTGCGCACCCACCGCCGTATCGCGCTGCGCGATCTCCAGAGCCCCGGTGGCAGGCTGATCGCCGACTCTTCCCCCGGTGCGGCCGGGCCGAACTCCGCTGAGGCGCTCGCGGTCGTGGACCCCCTCCAGACCGATCCCGCGCTGATCCGCGACACCAGTGCGGACCGCATCTACCCCAAGGCGCTCGGCCCGTTCCGGCTGCCGCCGGCGGAACGCCGACAGCTCGTCGCCACGGCGAAGAAAGGCGTGGATTGCGTGCGCGACAGACTGCAGCTCCCCGTCGCCGTCACACTGGCCGATGTCCCCGGCGGGCGGCCCCGGATCCAGATCTCCGGGAGCGGCGACATCCAACTGAAGGCCTCGCTCATCTGCCAGCTGTACCGCCTCGACGCCCCCACACCGACCGAGTCCGCGGCCCTCGCCCATCTCAATCAGCTGATCACCGGCTGTCTGCAGCGCCAGGGCCTGCACACCGTGAAGCTCGGCCTCGATTTCACCCCTGCTCCGCCGGCGGAAGACGGCGCCTTGGGCACAGCCACGCAGAACTGCATCGACACAAGCCGCCGCGAACAACTCGCCCCCTACGTCGCACCGGCGGCGCGGGTGTACGTCAGCGAGTCGAGCGGCTCGGCCGCGGTGTCGCGGTTCGACTTTTCCGCGGCCAACGCCGCCCGGATCGCCGGCGTCACCGCGCTGGTACTCGTCGTGACCACGGCGGTGACCGCCGCTGTCGGCCTCCGCATGGTCAGGCCGCTGCGCGCGCTCACCGACGCGGTTCGTCTGCCGGGACAGCCGTACGTCCCGCTGCCCGTGGCGGCGAACGACGAGATCGGTCGTCTCACCACGGCGTTCAACGACCTATCCGCGTATCGCGAGCGCATGGAAGAGCAGCGCAAGGCGATGGTCAGTGACATCGCCCATGAGCTGCGGACCCCGCTGACCACCATCCGCGGCTGGCTGGAGGCGACGCAGGACGGCATGCTGTCGGCCGAGGACGAAGTGACCGCCTCGCTGCTGGAGGAGACCCTGCTCCTCCAGCACATCGTGGACGACCTCCAGGTCCTTGCCGCGTCCGACGCCGGCACGCTCGAACTGCACCTGGAGTACGTAAAGGCGGGCACGATCCTCGAGCACGCCGCCACCGTATACGGGAGCCACGGCCAGTCGGCAGGGGTCGCCCTCGAGGTGTGCGCCGAGGGCGATGTGTGGACGTTCGCGGATCCGCTGCGGCTGCGGCAGATCGTGGGCAACCTGATCTCCAACGCCCTGCGGCACACCCCGGCCGGCGGCACCGTGTCCCTGCGCTCCCGACGCGAGGGCAACACCGTACTGATCGAGGTCGCCGACACGGGCAGCGGCATCTCCCCGGACGACCTCCCACGGGTGTTCGACCGCTTCTGGCGCGCCGAGCGCTCCCGCAGCCGCCAAACCGGCGGCAGCGGACTGGGCCTGGCCATCGTGCGCCGACTGGTCGAAGCACACGAGGGCGAGGTCACCGTGACCAGCATCCCCGGCACCGGAACCACCTTCACGCTCCACCTGCCGGCATGA
- the ltrA gene encoding group II intron reverse transcriptase/maturase, with product MNTDELEWALMKAERRVLEIQTKLHRWAVDDPHRRFDDLYNLVTDPAFLLVAWDRVRSNRGAKTAGVDGRTAASISLQQGVEGFLGALRSSLKDRSFLPLPARERLIPKPGSTKRRRLGISTIRDRVVQASLKLVMEPIFEADFLPCSYGFRPNYRVHDAVSEVRHLTSHSYEWVVEGDIRACFDEIAHPALMDRVRLRIGDRRVLVLVKAFLKAGILTEHGSLKESRSGTPQGSILSPLLSNVALAVLDEHFAQAPGGPASTPNERAKRRRRGLPNYRLCRYADDWVIAVTGTKEDAYTLKEEAAQVLSRMGLHLSEEKTLITHINEGVDFLGWRIQRHRKKGTDRWYVYTYPAKKALHAVMAKVKTICRQVNTNQPLDELLRRLNSVLRGWTMFFRPGVSSATFQYLSAYAWRRVIKWIRSKHRRMNWKELRRRYCGGEWWPRGQERDLFDPAKVRTTRYRYRGSRIPSPWPLAIA from the coding sequence GTGAATACCGACGAACTGGAGTGGGCCTTGATGAAGGCCGAGCGCCGGGTACTGGAGATCCAGACCAAGCTGCACCGTTGGGCCGTAGATGATCCTCATCGGCGGTTTGACGACCTGTACAACCTCGTGACCGACCCCGCGTTCTTGCTTGTCGCATGGGACCGGGTTCGGAGTAACAGGGGAGCCAAAACCGCTGGGGTGGACGGCCGTACGGCTGCGTCCATTTCGCTGCAGCAGGGCGTCGAGGGTTTTCTCGGCGCGCTGCGTTCCTCTCTGAAGGATCGCAGTTTCCTGCCGCTTCCGGCACGGGAGCGACTGATTCCGAAACCGGGGTCGACAAAGCGTCGACGCCTGGGAATCAGTACGATCCGCGATCGGGTGGTGCAAGCATCCCTGAAGCTGGTGATGGAACCAATCTTTGAGGCAGATTTTCTTCCGTGCTCGTACGGATTCCGCCCCAACTATCGGGTCCACGACGCGGTGTCCGAGGTAAGACACTTGACTTCCCACTCTTACGAATGGGTGGTTGAGGGTGACATCCGGGCCTGCTTCGACGAGATTGCCCATCCGGCCCTTATGGACCGGGTGCGCCTTCGGATCGGGGACAGACGCGTCCTGGTGCTGGTGAAAGCCTTTCTGAAAGCGGGCATCCTCACGGAACACGGCTCGTTGAAGGAGAGTAGATCCGGTACTCCGCAAGGTTCGATCCTGTCGCCGTTGCTCAGCAACGTCGCCCTCGCCGTCCTGGACGAGCACTTCGCCCAGGCGCCAGGAGGGCCAGCGTCTACACCTAACGAGCGAGCGAAGCGCCGTCGCCGCGGTCTGCCTAATTACCGGCTCTGCCGGTACGCGGACGACTGGGTGATTGCGGTTACTGGCACGAAGGAAGACGCCTACACCCTCAAGGAAGAGGCAGCACAGGTGCTCAGCAGAATGGGGCTGCACCTGTCAGAGGAGAAGACCCTAATCACCCACATCAATGAGGGCGTGGACTTCCTGGGGTGGCGCATCCAACGCCATCGCAAGAAGGGCACGGACCGATGGTACGTCTACACCTACCCAGCCAAGAAGGCACTTCACGCCGTCATGGCCAAGGTCAAGACGATCTGCCGACAGGTCAACACAAACCAACCATTGGACGAACTCCTACGCCGACTCAACTCGGTGTTGCGAGGTTGGACCATGTTCTTCCGGCCGGGGGTGTCTAGCGCTACCTTCCAATACCTGAGCGCCTACGCATGGCGTCGGGTCATCAAATGGATTCGTAGCAAGCACCGCCGAATGAACTGGAAGGAACTGCGTCGCCGTTACTGCGGTGGCGAATGGTGGCCCAGAGGGCAGGAACGGGATCTATTTGACCCGGCAAAGGTGCGCACTACGCGTTACCGCTACCGAGGATCACGAATTCCGTCCCCCTGGCCGCTGGCGATAGCATGA
- a CDS encoding IS3 family transposase, with protein MITTARVRTWRTACLEQTGEPTVVNAYQILRAILNTAVDNELICRTLTGHDCKIAPSTYYAHHERRSTPSARTVRDAELKEQISEVFEANYRVYGARKIWRELNRQGHHVARCTVERLMRELGITGAVRGTRVITTLPGGQAERAPDLLDRDFVAAAPNRCWVADFTHVKTWAGVVYVAFVVDTFSRRIVGWSAATVKETVFVLDALEMAVWQRDREQHPVQPGELLHHSDAGSRYTSFRLAEHLDAAGIAASIGSVGDAYDNALMESTIGLYETELIKPQRPWKSLSQVELATAEWVDWYNHRVRHEALGDRVRVRIPTAGPP; from the coding sequence TTGATCACGACAGCTCGGGTCCGGACCTGGCGTACGGCCTGTCTGGAGCAGACCGGTGAGCCGACCGTGGTCAACGCGTACCAGATCCTGCGGGCGATCCTGAACACGGCCGTTGATAACGAGCTGATCTGCAGAACCCTCACCGGACACGACTGCAAGATCGCCCCCTCCACCTACTACGCCCACCACGAACGACGGAGCACGCCGTCGGCCAGGACCGTGCGGGATGCCGAACTCAAGGAACAGATCAGCGAGGTCTTCGAGGCCAACTACCGCGTCTACGGGGCCAGGAAGATCTGGCGTGAGCTGAACCGGCAGGGCCACCACGTGGCCCGTTGCACCGTCGAACGCCTGATGCGCGAACTCGGCATCACCGGAGCGGTCCGCGGTACACGCGTGATCACCACGCTGCCCGGCGGGCAGGCCGAACGGGCACCGGACCTGTTGGACCGCGACTTCGTCGCCGCCGCCCCGAACCGCTGCTGGGTCGCGGACTTCACCCACGTGAAGACCTGGGCCGGTGTCGTCTACGTCGCCTTCGTCGTGGACACGTTCTCCCGCCGGATCGTCGGCTGGTCCGCGGCCACCGTGAAGGAAACAGTCTTCGTGCTGGACGCCCTGGAGATGGCCGTGTGGCAACGCGACCGCGAACAACACCCCGTTCAGCCAGGCGAGTTGTTACACCACTCGGACGCCGGGTCGCGATATACGAGCTTCCGGCTCGCCGAGCATCTGGACGCCGCCGGCATCGCCGCCTCGATCGGCTCGGTCGGCGACGCCTACGACAATGCCCTGATGGAGAGCACGATCGGCCTGTACGAGACCGAGCTGATCAAGCCCCAACGGCCCTGGAAGTCGCTCTCCCAGGTCGAGTTGGCCACCGCAGAGTGGGTCGACTGGTACAACCACCGAGTGCGCCACGAGGCGCTAGGAGATCGTGTGCGGGTGCGAATCCCCACCGCCGGACCGCCGTAG
- the istB gene encoding IS21-like element helper ATPase IstB — protein MTGPHHALTEPASDAAIDTACRVLRLPTMRAQFADTVARAEREHLSYRGFLAELLMAECEDRDRRRSERRIRAAGFPRQKWLSDFDYTANASVTPALINNLATCEWVKKGEPLCLIGDSGTGKSHLLIGLGAAAAMGGFRVRYVLAAKLVNELVEAADDKQLTKTIARYGRVDLLCIDELGYLELDRRGAEMLFQVLTEREEKNSVAIASNESFGGWTKTFTDPRLCAAIVDRLTFNGTIIETGTESYRLARTKARQQGSDK, from the coding sequence ATGACCGGCCCGCACCACGCCCTGACCGAACCCGCCTCCGACGCCGCGATCGACACCGCCTGCCGGGTGCTGCGGCTGCCGACCATGCGGGCGCAGTTCGCCGACACCGTCGCCCGCGCCGAACGCGAGCACCTGTCCTACCGCGGTTTCCTTGCCGAACTACTGATGGCCGAGTGCGAGGACCGCGACCGCCGCCGGTCGGAACGACGCATCCGCGCGGCCGGCTTTCCCCGCCAGAAGTGGCTGTCCGATTTCGACTACACCGCGAACGCGAGCGTCACCCCGGCTCTGATCAACAACCTCGCGACCTGTGAATGGGTCAAGAAGGGCGAGCCGCTCTGTCTGATCGGCGACTCCGGCACCGGCAAATCCCACCTGCTGATCGGCCTGGGAGCGGCCGCCGCGATGGGCGGCTTCCGGGTCCGCTACGTGCTCGCCGCGAAACTGGTCAACGAGCTGGTCGAGGCAGCCGACGACAAGCAGCTGACCAAGACCATCGCCCGCTACGGACGGGTCGACCTGCTCTGCATCGATGAACTCGGCTACCTCGAACTCGACCGTCGCGGAGCCGAGATGCTGTTCCAGGTTCTGACCGAACGCGAGGAGAAGAACAGCGTGGCCATCGCCTCGAACGAGTCGTTCGGAGGCTGGACGAAGACCTTCACCGACCCACGGCTCTGCGCGGCCATCGTCGACCGCCTCACCTTCAACGGCACGATCATCGAGACCGGCACCGAGTCCTACCGCCTTGCCCGGACCAAAGCCAGGCAGCAAGGTTCGGACAAATGA